Proteins encoded in a region of the Orenia metallireducens genome:
- a CDS encoding substrate-binding domain-containing protein — MFNKRGMILTLAIALVFALTVNVGAWWIFGGDDKQEANTTGKPHEGIKVGITFMTTDNPFFKAMEDAVREEVEGNLNGTLLVSNGQHDAAKQLADVEDMIVQGIELLLLNPVDYEASESIVAAAKEAGIPVVCVDGDSIGNRDIFIASNNYKAGVINAEYVNERLNGKGKVVVINGNPVSAVRNRYNGFMETIKKYPGIEVVAEQNGNGKKADSMEVMENILQAQPEIDAVFAINDPSALGVVAAAQSAGRADEFFVMGVDGAPNAVKAIANNETGMGMAATAAQEPAKIGRLGVEYGLMLLDGKEVPDELPVPVKLITSENAASFSW; from the coding sequence ATGTTTAATAAAAGAGGAATGATATTAACCTTAGCAATTGCTTTAGTCTTTGCTTTAACAGTAAATGTAGGTGCATGGTGGATCTTTGGTGGAGATGATAAACAAGAGGCGAATACAACTGGTAAACCTCATGAAGGAATCAAGGTTGGAATTACGTTTATGACCACTGATAATCCATTCTTTAAAGCTATGGAGGATGCTGTTAGAGAAGAGGTAGAGGGTAATTTAAATGGAACTTTACTTGTTTCTAATGGTCAGCATGATGCTGCAAAACAATTGGCTGATGTTGAGGATATGATCGTTCAAGGTATTGAGTTATTATTATTAAATCCTGTTGATTATGAAGCATCAGAAAGTATTGTTGCTGCTGCTAAAGAGGCTGGAATTCCAGTTGTCTGTGTTGATGGTGACTCTATTGGTAATCGTGATATCTTTATCGCATCTAATAACTATAAAGCTGGTGTGATTAATGCTGAATATGTTAATGAACGTTTGAATGGGAAAGGAAAGGTTGTTGTTATCAATGGTAACCCTGTATCTGCTGTAAGAAATAGATATAATGGATTTATGGAAACTATTAAGAAATATCCGGGAATTGAAGTTGTTGCAGAACAGAATGGTAATGGTAAGAAAGCTGATTCAATGGAAGTTATGGAGAATATCTTACAGGCTCAACCAGAAATTGATGCTGTATTTGCTATCAATGACCCAAGTGCTTTAGGTGTAGTAGCTGCTGCTCAATCTGCTGGGCGTGCCGATGAATTCTTTGTAATGGGTGTAGATGGTGCTCCAAATGCTGTTAAAGCAATTGCTAATAATGAAACTGGAATGGGTATGGCTGCAACTGCTGCTCAAGAGCCTGCCAAGATTGGAAGATTAGGTGTTGAATATGGATTAATGTTACTAGATGGTAAGGAAGTTCCTGATGAATTGCCTGTGCCAGTAAAATTAATCACTAGTGAGAATGCTGCTAGCTTTAGTTGGTAA
- a CDS encoding ANTAR domain-containing response regulator: MQEPLKILVAEDEYLCLMGLKANLEGLGYEVVGEATDGEEAVKLALDKRPDLIIMDINMPSVDGIEAIRRINNKIFIPSIIVSGYHDQELIEKASVEDIFGYLVKPVDANDLSAAIKVAMSRYKEFKRLESELKDTKLSLENRKYIERAKGILMDRKGLKEAEAMKELQQMSRNNNKKMIDLAKEIIKADSLFNV; this comes from the coding sequence ATGCAAGAACCATTAAAGATTTTAGTAGCAGAAGATGAGTATTTATGTTTGATGGGGCTAAAAGCCAATTTAGAAGGGCTGGGTTATGAAGTAGTTGGAGAGGCAACTGATGGCGAAGAAGCGGTCAAATTGGCTTTAGATAAAAGACCTGATTTAATTATTATGGATATTAATATGCCCTCTGTCGATGGGATTGAGGCAATTAGAAGGATTAATAATAAGATATTTATTCCTAGTATAATAGTCAGTGGCTATCATGATCAAGAGTTAATAGAGAAGGCTAGTGTTGAAGATATTTTTGGCTATTTAGTAAAGCCTGTTGATGCTAATGATTTAAGTGCTGCTATCAAGGTGGCAATGTCTCGATATAAGGAATTTAAGAGGTTAGAAAGTGAACTAAAGGATACTAAACTCTCCTTAGAGAATCGTAAGTATATCGAGAGGGCAAAGGGGATTTTAATGGATAGAAAAGGATTGAAAGAAGCAGAGGCGATGAAAGAATTACAGCAGATGAGTAGGAATAATAATAAGAAGATGATAGACTTAGCTAAAGAGATAATCAAAGCAGATAGTCTGTTTAATGTATAG
- a CDS encoding ATP-binding protein, whose translation MNRSILKINNLSSSNSEGYSIENINLDLNYGEVHSLVVENESISELFIKTLATYLRGESLAEIFAELPLEEVEGELNFKGKVISEEHKQKLSEIGFLLKRFPLTNSFSIAENLFDLKYPTKRWFNFIDWKEVNKRAKDILTSFNFGLDHKAKVSTLSTEEKKLVAIAKVFLKEPEVIIINEMTDKLGSESTSKVYEIIHNYKKSGGSILYITKSWEEALKISDRISILANSRIKGTLSAAEAKKSPQKLLNMLVDYNYREAESSSSDEREILDAVFKAAEFLTSEYELKDVLLLLAKEVSKVMNADGCIINLIDENTGTVIDSLEFKLKKDLEATLKKKSILNISKEDNFYYSNANDKEFYSLFKKINKVRTIICIPLLIRSHVSGIIQIFYEGFYLHSEEEAKYLSAFARQAALAIEDTRLMGRSALLQESHHRIKNNLQAIVNLISLQKIFISKNSDKSIDDILDNIILRIKSIATVHDILSKDKFGRSITNLKTLIKIIVRFINLDKKVEVNLELDDIFIAYNKASSIALIVNELVSNSVEHAFPNGGDGTLEIKCKRLEEVILLVIKDNGVGIPQDFNLAKLNSLGLSTVDSIIRNEFKGEVKFSNLEQGTKVIIKLPIKSISLGS comes from the coding sequence GTGAATAGAAGTATTCTTAAGATTAATAATTTATCCTCTAGTAATTCAGAAGGTTATAGCATCGAGAATATAAATTTAGATTTAAATTATGGAGAGGTCCATAGTTTAGTAGTGGAAAATGAGTCGATCAGTGAGCTCTTTATTAAGACCCTTGCTACTTACCTTAGAGGAGAATCTTTAGCAGAGATATTTGCTGAACTTCCATTAGAAGAGGTTGAAGGAGAATTAAATTTTAAAGGTAAGGTAATAAGTGAGGAGCATAAGCAGAAGCTATCTGAAATAGGATTCCTATTAAAGAGATTTCCTCTTACCAACTCCTTTTCTATAGCGGAAAACCTCTTTGACTTAAAGTATCCAACTAAAAGGTGGTTTAACTTTATCGACTGGAAGGAGGTCAATAAACGAGCTAAAGATATTTTAACAAGCTTCAACTTTGGCTTAGATCATAAAGCCAAAGTAAGTACTCTATCTACTGAGGAGAAGAAGCTGGTAGCTATTGCTAAAGTTTTTTTGAAAGAGCCAGAAGTAATTATTATAAATGAGATGACCGATAAGCTAGGCTCTGAATCAACTTCTAAAGTCTATGAAATTATACATAATTATAAAAAGTCTGGTGGAAGCATCCTTTATATCACTAAAAGCTGGGAAGAGGCTTTAAAGATTTCTGATAGAATCTCAATCTTAGCTAACTCTAGAATTAAAGGAACTTTATCGGCTGCAGAAGCGAAAAAATCTCCACAGAAACTCTTGAATATGTTAGTTGATTATAATTACAGAGAGGCTGAGTCTAGCTCAAGCGATGAGCGAGAAATCTTAGATGCTGTCTTTAAAGCAGCTGAGTTTTTGACCTCTGAGTATGAATTAAAAGATGTGCTCTTATTACTAGCTAAAGAGGTAAGTAAGGTGATGAATGCCGATGGTTGTATTATAAATTTAATTGATGAGAATACTGGTACAGTAATAGATAGTTTGGAATTTAAACTGAAGAAGGATTTAGAAGCTACATTAAAGAAAAAATCTATTTTAAATATCTCTAAAGAGGATAATTTTTATTATTCTAATGCTAATGATAAGGAATTTTATTCTCTATTTAAAAAGATCAATAAGGTAAGAACAATTATCTGTATTCCACTTCTGATTAGGTCTCATGTTTCAGGAATTATTCAGATCTTTTATGAAGGTTTTTATTTACATTCTGAAGAGGAGGCTAAATATTTATCGGCTTTTGCTCGGCAAGCTGCCTTGGCTATTGAAGATACTAGATTAATGGGAAGGTCTGCTTTACTACAAGAGAGCCACCATCGGATTAAGAATAACCTCCAAGCTATAGTTAATTTAATATCTTTACAGAAGATTTTTATTAGTAAGAACTCAGATAAGTCCATCGATGATATTTTGGATAATATTATCTTACGGATTAAAAGTATAGCTACTGTACATGATATCTTATCTAAAGATAAATTCGGTAGAAGTATTACAAATCTTAAGACTTTAATTAAAATTATTGTAAGATTTATCAATTTAGATAAGAAGGTTGAGGTCAATCTAGAGCTGGATGATATCTTTATTGCTTATAATAAGGCATCTTCGATTGCTCTAATCGTCAATGAATTGGTTAGTAACTCTGTGGAACACGCCTTTCCTAATGGGGGGGATGGTACTCTTGAGATTAAATGTAAACGCCTAGAAGAAGTAATATTATTAGTAATTAAAGATAATGGAGTAGGTATACCTCAAGACTTTAATTTAGCTAAGCTGAATAGTTTGGGATTATCGACAGTTGATTCTATAATTAGAAATGAATTTAAAGGAGAGGTTAAATTCTCTAATCTAGAGCAAGGCACTAAGGTGATAATAAAATTGCCAATTAAAAGTATCTCATTAGGAAGTTAG
- a CDS encoding glycoside hydrolase family 32 protein, with protein MSKDKKEKLLAKANQIIEENREKVAKDYYRLKYHLMAPVGWLNDPNGFIQFDGEYHLCYQFNPVYPADKLLYWGHYKSEDLVNWEELPIALTPSQWYETHGCYSGSAVDNDGTLTFIYTGNVKDEWDNRETYQCLAITEDGVDFQKLGPVIENQPKGYTRHFRDPKVWQKDGIWYMVIGTQTTKLEGRVLLYKSMDLKEWDLVGEVAGSNLNNLDDFGYMWECPDLFELNGKDVLIALPQGLEPQGHLYNNIYQAGYLVGKLNYKTGRMNHGEFRELDRGFDFYAAQTTLDNKGRRIMIAWMGLPEEDQNYAERDQGWIHCMTIPRELRLNAENRLIQRPVEELKKLRRDYLEYRDIEVNNQELELEGISGDVLELIVEFEVEDAEEFGIKLRCSADGKEETVIKYRAKDKLLSFDRNKAGLGGGGVRHCFIENRDRLKLHFFIDKSSIEMFVNDGQEVFSSRIYPDQDSKRIKFFAQGAKVLINKIQKWKLS; from the coding sequence ATGAGTAAAGATAAGAAAGAGAAGCTATTAGCTAAGGCTAATCAAATTATTGAAGAGAATAGAGAGAAAGTAGCAAAAGATTATTATAGGTTGAAGTATCATTTAATGGCTCCAGTAGGTTGGTTAAATGATCCCAATGGATTTATCCAGTTTGATGGGGAGTATCACTTATGTTATCAATTCAATCCAGTCTATCCAGCAGATAAGCTGCTCTATTGGGGGCATTATAAGAGTGAGGATCTAGTAAATTGGGAAGAGTTACCGATAGCTCTTACTCCAAGTCAATGGTATGAAACCCATGGCTGTTATTCAGGAAGTGCAGTTGATAATGATGGTACTCTGACCTTTATCTATACTGGTAATGTCAAGGATGAATGGGATAATAGAGAGACCTATCAATGTTTAGCAATAACAGAGGATGGAGTCGACTTTCAAAAGCTAGGACCGGTAATTGAAAATCAACCTAAAGGATATACAAGGCATTTTAGAGACCCTAAAGTCTGGCAAAAAGATGGAATTTGGTATATGGTAATTGGTACCCAGACTACTAAGTTAGAAGGAAGAGTCCTCTTATATAAATCTATGGACTTAAAAGAGTGGGATTTAGTGGGAGAGGTGGCTGGAAGTAACCTCAATAATCTTGATGATTTTGGTTATATGTGGGAATGTCCTGACTTATTTGAGTTAAATGGCAAGGATGTTCTGATTGCTTTACCACAGGGATTAGAGCCTCAGGGTCACCTTTATAATAATATCTATCAAGCAGGATACCTAGTAGGTAAGTTGAATTATAAGACTGGCAGGATGAACCATGGTGAGTTTAGAGAGCTAGATAGAGGCTTTGATTTTTATGCTGCTCAGACCACCTTAGATAATAAAGGTAGAAGAATTATGATTGCTTGGATGGGATTACCTGAAGAGGATCAAAACTATGCTGAAAGGGATCAGGGTTGGATTCACTGTATGACTATCCCACGAGAATTAAGATTAAATGCTGAGAACAGATTGATTCAAAGACCAGTTGAAGAGCTAAAGAAGTTACGGAGAGATTATCTAGAATATAGAGATATTGAGGTTAACAATCAGGAATTAGAATTAGAGGGAATTTCAGGTGATGTGCTTGAATTGATTGTTGAATTTGAAGTGGAAGATGCAGAAGAATTTGGTATTAAGCTAAGGTGTTCTGCTGATGGAAAGGAAGAGACAGTAATTAAGTATAGGGCAAAAGATAAGCTCTTATCCTTTGATAGAAACAAGGCTGGATTAGGGGGAGGGGGAGTACGCCATTGTTTTATAGAGAATCGAGATAGGCTCAAATTACACTTCTTTATCGATAAGTCTTCTATAGAGATGTTTGTTAATGATGGTCAAGAAGTATTCTCCAGTAGAATCTATCCAGATCAAGATAGTAAGAGGATTAAATTTTTTGCTCAAGGTGCTAAAGTGCTCATTAATAAAATTCAGAAGTGGAAGCTTAGCTGA
- a CDS encoding sucrose-specific PTS transporter subunit IIBC: MNYSEIAKQILEAIGGEENIDSAAHCATRLRLVLKDNDKADKDKVESISAVKGAFINSGQFQIIIGQGAVNKVYAELTKEGGVSEVSTGEAKKAAMKNLNPIQRFARLLSNIFVPIIPAIVATGLSMGLLGMMKTYGWVDAGSGLITLLDMFSNAAFIFLPVIIAFSAAKQFDANPYLAATLGGIMIHPALQNAWTLGGGIEKTIDVLGMNVGMVGYQGTVLPILVAVWFMGYVERSLRKVVPNALDIIVTPFVTILVTGLVSLAAIGPAMRLIGDGISMSLMGIYDVAGPLAGLIFGGVYSSIVITGIHHSFHAIEAGLLANKEIGINFLLPIWSMANIAQGGAALAVYFKSESTKIKSIALPAATSCLLGITEAAIFGINLRFVKPFIAAAIGGALGGAYVVLTKVGFAGLGLTAIPAISIVGQGDLVNYLIGFAIAFGGAFIGTWVIGFNDEK; the protein is encoded by the coding sequence ATGAACTATAGTGAGATAGCAAAACAGATTTTAGAAGCTATTGGTGGAGAAGAGAACATTGATAGTGCAGCACATTGTGCTACAAGATTACGTTTAGTATTAAAAGATAATGATAAGGCTGATAAAGATAAGGTAGAGAGTATCTCTGCAGTAAAAGGAGCTTTTATTAATTCAGGGCAGTTTCAGATCATTATTGGTCAGGGTGCAGTAAATAAGGTTTATGCAGAGTTGACTAAAGAAGGTGGGGTTTCTGAGGTAAGTACTGGTGAAGCTAAAAAAGCTGCAATGAAAAATTTAAATCCAATTCAACGTTTTGCTAGATTGTTATCTAATATTTTTGTTCCGATTATTCCTGCGATTGTCGCTACTGGATTATCAATGGGTCTGTTAGGTATGATGAAGACGTATGGTTGGGTAGACGCAGGTAGTGGATTAATTACTCTGTTAGATATGTTCTCTAATGCAGCATTTATTTTCTTACCAGTAATAATTGCTTTTAGTGCTGCTAAACAATTTGATGCTAATCCATACTTGGCTGCTACGTTAGGTGGAATTATGATTCACCCGGCCTTGCAGAATGCTTGGACTTTAGGTGGCGGTATAGAGAAAACTATTGATGTGCTTGGTATGAATGTTGGTATGGTTGGTTATCAAGGTACTGTATTACCGATCTTAGTTGCTGTATGGTTTATGGGATATGTTGAAAGAAGTTTAAGAAAGGTTGTACCTAATGCTTTAGATATTATTGTAACTCCATTTGTAACTATTTTAGTTACTGGACTTGTTTCTTTAGCTGCAATTGGTCCTGCTATGAGATTAATAGGTGATGGTATCTCTATGTCATTAATGGGTATTTATGATGTAGCTGGTCCTTTAGCTGGACTAATTTTTGGTGGGGTATATTCTTCAATTGTAATTACTGGAATTCACCACAGTTTCCATGCTATCGAAGCTGGTTTATTAGCCAATAAAGAGATTGGAATTAACTTCTTATTGCCAATCTGGTCAATGGCCAATATTGCTCAAGGTGGAGCTGCTTTAGCTGTTTATTTTAAATCTGAGAGTACTAAAATTAAGTCAATTGCTTTACCTGCTGCAACATCCTGCTTGTTAGGAATTACTGAGGCTGCTATCTTTGGTATTAACTTAAGATTCGTTAAACCATTTATTGCAGCGGCTATTGGTGGTGCTTTGGGTGGAGCTTATGTAGTGCTTACTAAAGTAGGCTTTGCTGGATTGGGATTAACTGCTATTCCAGCTATTAGTATTGTGGGTCAAGGAGACTTGGTTAACTATTTAATCGGATTTGCTATTGCCTTTGGTGGAGCTTTCATTGGAACTTGGGTAATAGGATTTAATGATGAAAAATAA
- a CDS encoding LacI family DNA-binding transcriptional regulator — translation MGLTIKEIAKLAGVSKSTVSRVINDAEHVSDKARKKVQQVIEETGYIPNSIAKDLKKNSTNSIGVIVPRINTSTISSAVEGISNIMYDNGYNLLLTNTRLDTEEEIKYLELLKEKRVSGILFFATEVTLKHLETLSKINLPVVVLGQDISEVIDFPCVIHDDFNSAKDIVKYLIKHGHQQIAYIGVQEYDVAVGQLRKKGYKEALRENSLEVPEEYLYKGDFSISSGYEGMKKIIESSQQLPTAVFAVTDSLAIGAIKYLKEQGYQVPEDISVVGIGNSDISSWITPELTTIDYDHLKAGEEASKILLKYINGDKFKGRLLIDYHIVERKSVKKI, via the coding sequence ATGGGGCTAACTATTAAAGAGATAGCTAAACTAGCTGGTGTTTCTAAATCTACTGTTTCAAGAGTGATTAATGATGCAGAACATGTTAGTGATAAAGCTAGAAAGAAGGTTCAGCAGGTAATAGAAGAAACAGGATATATTCCTAACTCTATAGCAAAGGATTTAAAGAAAAATAGTACCAATAGTATTGGAGTTATAGTACCTAGGATTAATACAAGTACTATCTCTTCAGCAGTAGAAGGCATAAGTAATATTATGTATGATAATGGTTACAATCTTCTATTGACAAACACTAGATTGGATACTGAAGAAGAGATTAAATATTTAGAGTTATTAAAGGAGAAAAGGGTAAGTGGAATTCTATTCTTTGCTACTGAAGTTACACTAAAGCACCTTGAGACCTTAAGTAAGATTAATTTACCAGTAGTGGTATTAGGTCAAGATATCAGTGAAGTTATTGATTTCCCATGTGTAATTCACGATGACTTTAATTCAGCTAAGGATATAGTTAAATATCTAATCAAGCATGGGCATCAGCAAATTGCTTATATCGGTGTTCAAGAGTATGATGTAGCGGTTGGACAGTTAAGAAAGAAGGGTTATAAAGAGGCTTTAAGAGAGAATAGCCTTGAAGTACCAGAAGAATATCTCTATAAAGGTGACTTCTCTATTAGCTCGGGCTATGAGGGGATGAAGAAGATAATTGAGAGTTCTCAACAGCTGCCAACAGCAGTATTTGCAGTAACTGATAGTTTAGCCATTGGAGCTATTAAATATCTTAAGGAGCAAGGCTATCAAGTTCCAGAAGATATATCTGTAGTAGGAATTGGTAACTCTGATATAAGTTCTTGGATTACTCCAGAGTTGACTACCATTGATTATGATCATCTTAAGGCTGGAGAAGAAGCTTCTAAGATTTTGTTAAAGTATATCAATGGAGATAAATTTAAAGGTAGATTACTGATAGATTATCATATAGTAGAGAGAAAGAGTGTAAAAAAAATATAA
- a CDS encoding aminoimidazole riboside kinase: MKGIITLGEALIDFIPLDENNMSFKKNPGGAPANVAVGLSKLGAKATFVGKVGNDVLGDFLKETLDEKGVNTDSMLLTDEARTGLVFVTLDKSGERSFSFYINPSADTFLSQDDIDPEIFKEHKILHFGSISLIHEPARSATKYAVQQAKENRMIISYDPNLRLNLWADAESAKAGIVSMLGEADILKISDEELEFITGRDDVEFGVKQLKEEYNIPLIYVTFGSKGSYYYYKDELEFVPAIKVETVDTTGAGDAFVSGILYNLNKTDKEISELDKEFLNSTTRFASISGALAASQKGAMSALPTLEQVKERLK; this comes from the coding sequence ATGAAAGGGATTATAACATTAGGAGAGGCATTGATTGATTTTATACCTTTGGATGAAAATAATATGAGTTTTAAGAAGAATCCAGGGGGAGCTCCAGCCAATGTGGCAGTAGGTCTTAGCAAATTAGGAGCAAAAGCAACCTTTGTGGGTAAGGTAGGAAATGATGTATTAGGTGATTTTCTAAAAGAGACTTTAGATGAGAAGGGTGTCAATACTGACTCTATGCTTTTGACTGATGAAGCTAGAACAGGTCTAGTCTTTGTGACTTTAGATAAGAGTGGTGAGAGGAGCTTTAGCTTTTATATCAACCCTAGTGCTGATACTTTCTTGAGCCAAGATGATATTGACCCTGAGATATTTAAAGAGCATAAGATTTTACACTTTGGTTCTATATCTTTAATTCATGAACCTGCACGAAGTGCTACTAAATATGCTGTGCAACAGGCTAAAGAGAATAGGATGATAATATCTTATGACCCTAACCTAAGGTTAAATCTCTGGGCTGATGCAGAAAGTGCAAAAGCAGGTATTGTTTCTATGTTAGGTGAGGCTGATATACTTAAGATTTCTGATGAAGAGTTAGAGTTCATTACTGGAAGGGATGATGTGGAGTTTGGAGTTAAGCAATTAAAAGAAGAATATAATATTCCATTAATTTATGTTACCTTTGGTAGTAAAGGGTCTTATTATTACTACAAAGATGAATTAGAATTTGTACCTGCTATTAAAGTAGAGACTGTGGATACTACAGGAGCAGGCGATGCTTTTGTCTCAGGAATTTTATATAATTTGAATAAAACAGATAAAGAGATAAGTGAATTGGACAAGGAATTTTTAAATAGTACTACTAGATTTGCTAGTATCTCTGGAGCTTTAGCAGCTTCACAAAAAGGGGCTATGTCGGCTCTACCTACCTTGGAGCAAGTTAAAGAGAGATTAAAATAA
- a CDS encoding PPC domain-containing DNA-binding protein: MLKEYNIKNIYQGRLYTGDDLLKELTSIVKGKGIKVGKISAIGAVQRAKISYYNQDEQVYQAKEFEKHLEIVNLLGNISIKDEEVMIHAHISLGDDEGNLFGGHLAEGTMVFACEFIIEEYQGEPLERVYDETTGLTLWNE; encoded by the coding sequence ATGTTGAAGGAATACAATATCAAAAATATCTATCAAGGGCGTCTATATACAGGAGATGATTTATTAAAGGAGTTGACTAGTATAGTTAAAGGGAAAGGGATTAAAGTAGGAAAAATTTCTGCAATTGGAGCTGTGCAGAGAGCTAAGATATCTTATTATAATCAGGATGAGCAGGTATATCAAGCTAAAGAATTTGAAAAGCATTTAGAGATTGTCAATCTGTTGGGGAATATTTCTATCAAAGATGAAGAAGTAATGATTCATGCTCATATATCTTTGGGTGATGATGAAGGTAATCTTTTTGGAGGACATTTAGCTGAAGGGACAATGGTATTTGCCTGTGAATTTATAATAGAAGAATATCAAGGAGAGCCATTAGAAAGAGTTTACGATGAAACTACAGGTCTAACATTATGGAATGAGTAG
- a CDS encoding glucose-1-phosphate adenylyltransferase, with translation MKTLALVLAGGRGTRLDILSEHRAKPSVPFAGKFRLIDFALSNCVNSGIFNVGVLTQYLPLSLNDHIGIGKPWDLDRRIGGVTILQPYTGKQGGWYKGTAHAVYQNLSYIKRNNPKYVIILSGDHVYKMNYDEMIFQHIEKGADLTIATQRVAWEDAHQFGILEPNDNMQIIDFVEKPENPPSNLASMGIYVFTADVLIEKLEAFCDQENSDFGHHIIPEMIDNNKVFAYEYGGYWRDVGTLKALWEANLALTDPLPELNLYDSNWNLHTRSEEKPPVKFGEKGQAIKSLVSNGCIINGVVENSVLSPGVVIEEGAVVRDSVILNNTVVKKNSIVSKCIIDKDTVIGVNSHVGFGNDMTPNDEKPELLDNGLNVIGKEARIPDNTQIGRNCRVLSKVSEDDFEGKHVPSGSTVRSIKGREKADLMGLAR, from the coding sequence ATGAAGACATTAGCGTTAGTTTTAGCAGGTGGTAGAGGAACAAGACTTGATATTCTATCTGAGCATAGAGCAAAGCCGAGTGTTCCTTTTGCTGGAAAGTTTAGATTAATAGATTTTGCCTTAAGTAACTGTGTTAATTCAGGAATTTTTAATGTAGGTGTTCTAACCCAATATTTGCCATTATCATTAAATGACCATATAGGTATTGGAAAGCCATGGGATTTGGATAGAAGGATAGGTGGTGTAACTATACTACAGCCCTATACTGGAAAGCAGGGTGGTTGGTACAAGGGAACTGCTCATGCCGTTTATCAAAATCTCTCTTATATTAAGAGAAATAATCCTAAATATGTAATTATCCTTTCTGGTGACCATGTTTATAAGATGAATTATGATGAGATGATCTTTCAGCATATAGAAAAAGGAGCTGATTTAACTATTGCTACGCAAAGAGTAGCTTGGGAAGATGCTCATCAATTTGGAATTTTAGAGCCAAATGATAATATGCAGATTATAGACTTTGTTGAAAAGCCAGAAAATCCACCAAGTAATTTAGCTTCAATGGGGATCTATGTATTTACAGCTGATGTTTTAATTGAAAAGTTAGAAGCTTTTTGTGATCAAGAAAATTCTGATTTTGGACATCATATTATTCCAGAAATGATTGATAATAATAAGGTTTTTGCTTATGAGTATGGTGGATATTGGAGAGATGTTGGTACTCTTAAAGCACTGTGGGAAGCGAACTTAGCTTTAACAGATCCTTTACCAGAATTAAACCTGTATGATTCTAATTGGAATTTACACACTAGAAGTGAAGAGAAGCCGCCAGTTAAATTTGGTGAAAAGGGTCAAGCAATAAAGAGTTTAGTTTCAAATGGTTGTATAATTAATGGTGTAGTAGAAAATTCTGTTCTTTCTCCTGGGGTAGTAATAGAAGAAGGGGCAGTGGTTAGAGATTCAGTTATTCTAAATAATACTGTAGTAAAGAAAAACTCTATAGTCTCTAAATGTATAATTGATAAAGATACAGTAATTGGTGTTAACTCTCATGTTGGTTTTGGTAATGATATGACTCCTAATGATGAAAAGCCAGAATTGTTAGACAATGGATTGAATGTAATAGGAAAAGAAGCTAGAATACCAGATAATACTCAGATTGGACGTAATTGTAGAGTGTTATCGAAAGTTTCAGAAGATGACTTTGAAGGAAAGCATGTACCTAGTGGTAGTACTGTTAGGTCAATAAAAGGTAGAGAGAAAGCGGATTTGATGGGTTTGGCTAGATAA